CTTATTCTGATCAAAATTGTTTCTCTTGAAATGCTTCAAATGAATGAGGTCCAACACCTCCACTCATTTCGTTAGTCTTAAATGCTGTGAAAAGAAACCAAATCCTAGATGCCTCTATAATGACATCTCACCAGGCAATCTGATCTACTTCTATGGATGAACCTAAGCTGCCAATCAGTTCCATTGAGATGCTAGTTTGTACTAGTTTATGTGAAGACTGTCTGGTTGAAAGATTTATTCACATAGGAGAGGTCACAATATCCAGGGGAAATCCCCCTTGCTTACAGCTAGAAGTATACAGGTAAATATGACAAGCAAAATCACAGCAAATCCTTCAGAGTTGTTTTGCCACCACCGGTTATTTTCTCCTGCACATAACACAAGCTAAGCCATGTCACTTGCGAGAAAAGTATATCAGCAATAATAGACGAAATAGGGACTAAATCCCGTTGCTTTTTGTATTGCTCAAGTATGGCAATAGCAGACTCTTTAAGATATTTCCATTGGAATAGCTCAGCATCATGTTCTTTGGCTCTATCTCATAGTCATAGGTTGAGTTTTTGCATGAATACCCGATTCTTGCAAGATGCCGCATTCTAAATTCTCGTGCTCGTCATGGCATACCGAGATAATAGATAATGTCGCATTCATCCAATGGTATCTGCCGGGCACACTGAAGAAATGCTCTAGCCTAATTAATTGCTCGCATTCCAGGATTACCCAGACACTTCCAAGTGATTCTATTCATAATATCtagtcaaaaggaagaagaaaagaagcagagTTTAACGACCTGGTTTGCGCCGGCATCCTTTGATGAACCGCTAAGGGGCCGACCTTGCTCGTCGTACAGAATAAGCCCGCTAAACCTTGGGAGCTCGCACTTCTCCCCCATTAATATCGGCCTCTGCCACACAGGTGACTCCGAATTGTGGCTCTGCCACCCCACAACATCACCTTCCAATGCAagcagcggcagcggcggccTCTCCCCCCAACCCCCCATTTTCCTATCCTCCCACTTGCTCGCTTTGCTCCACCTCAGCGAACCGATCAACACCCTCTTCATCGCAACCCATCCACAGCTTGGCTCCGGCCGTTCTTCATGGAAAGAGTGACTCACGGTTGGTTCTTGGCTCACATTAATGACTTGCACCTGTTTTTTTCTCGCTCTCTTGAGGAATGCTGCTGCAACAGCTCCAAGCCCAACCACAGCAAACGCAGTGCACCCGAATAGCAAGAAGGCTTCTCGGGTCGACAGTTTCCATTCGTCTTCCAAGTTCCACAATGCTTCCATGCCCGAACTCAAGATCTGGTGCACATTCTTTTGTGTCAAGAAGATCTTATGCTGGTGATGGATTGGAATGGGATGTTTTCTCTTTAAAGATGAAAAAGTGGGTTCACGTGAAGGTTCACCGCTTTGTTTGGGCTTATGGGGCCATATCATATGCTCATGATGGTCATAGCCGTTGGTGGAGGTATATATTACCCACCGATACGTATCCAAGATCTTAGTGAAAGCAAATCACGAGGTGTTCATGGACTGCAGATGAATCCACTCTTCCTATTTACTCCGAACCACAGGCACATTGCACTGTTTGATACATGATTTTAGCTTCGTCAAAATAGGAACCTCGAACGTGAATTGATTTCTTTGCCTGCCCATCACAAGATTTCTCGGAGAACTTTCTATTCAACTTCCCTCACCAAATCACAGAATCGTGCCAAGAaacattttttaactaaaagcaGATTTTTGGATGAGGTTTCGAAACGTAATTTGCAATTTAAATCACAAATCCAATCATTAGACCGCTTACCCACATTGGAAAAACTACATATTCTTTTATCCTATTTCTAAATCGACTTCTTGCAGATAGCCATCGTTTTCAAAGTTAAACAGTTTCTTCCGATATTTTATGTTAGATTTGGCGGGTTTAGGCAGCCAAGGCCCTCTTATCTAAATTCTAGATAGGATATAATTTAAGATTATGCAACAGTGTAACAATGGATCCTACTCGTCTGATTTGTTGCTttattgataaatataaagTATTCGGTCCAGAATTATAGATAGaacttttttgcttttcatataGATTCATCATCTCATATTTGGTCTCCGGCAAGTGAACTTAGAAAGCCATAAGAATTTGAGCTTAGTGATATACGATCTTATCCATCTCTCTGTGCGAACTCATTATGAGGATCTTTACAGAGCTTGTGCTTATTTTGCTCGATAGATGGAAGTTCGAATTTTACATCTGATGGAACAATAAGATAAATCTGAGCAACTAGAAAACAGAACGAACATGTTTTGAATCACCAAATCCTGTTGGGATAAGGACGCTGAACTGAAAATTAAAGATTACTTATTCGATGCTCGTTTGAGTTTGCTAACTCTATCTAGTTCTATAAATAAAAACCTGTGGACATCTTCTGATCTGTGCATTTGACTGTACTGGCAACTCTGTGGAGCATAATAATGGCTAAGTTCAGATTCCTTTTGTCATCTTTGCTCTCCCTCTGTCTTCTCGGATCATGCATGATTGCTGCGGGAGAAAACGTCACGGCAATCCAGTGGCCTGCTTTGAAATATGTCTCGGCAGTTGGACAACCCGGCATGAAAAATGACAATCTAAGGGTCGCAATTGAAGCCTGGAACCAGTGCAACGAGGTCGGCGAAGAAGCTCCTAATATGGGCAGTCCTAGAATGGCAGATTGCTTTGATGTCGACTATTCCTCCGTACCAAGTAAGTTCGTTTCTGTcgatagaaagagaaagaaaactcgtttcgatttattttctgctAGATCTGGTTTTTAGCCCGGCACGGTTAAGAGTGTTACTGATGAGTACATACCTGATGACCAAGCTATATGCTTCCATACAATTTGCAGTGAAGTTGAATCACAAGGTGAACGAAATAGAAAACCGCCTCGGCATATTGAACTCCACAACATACCAAGGAATAAAGGCATCTAACGTGAACAAGTATGCGGCGCGGAAAGAAGTGTACTTAGGCAACAAATGTGAAGTAGCCGATATACCAATGCCGTGGCAGTTCTGGATGATCATGCTCAAGAGCGGCAATTTGGATACCGTGTCCCAGAGGTGCAAGGAAAACGGCAGAGAGGCGCCCATTTTCCCGCCCGAGCCGAGGTTCCCCTGCTTCGGAGACGGATGCATGAACATGCCCTTGATTTACCACGACTACACCAGCATCCGGGATCATAATAATCTCCGGGGGCGGTATTATGGGACGTGGGACTTGGCTGCCGACGTCAAGGAGGCGATTCATGCCAACGAGACTTCTTTTTTCTCGGTGACGTGGGAGAAGGAGATTGGAAAAGGGAGTTGGGTGTTTCATCATCTGTTGAAGACATCGAAGAAGTATCCATGGCTGATGCTCTACTTGAGGTCGGATGCCACGACGGGCTTCTCGGGAGGTTATCACTATGAAACTAGGGGAATGACTAAAATAGTAAGTACTATGCTTCTCGGTGAAATAGCAAGCTTGCTTTGACAGGACAGTATATTTCATCTCACAACGTTTTCATCTTCCAGAAATTTAAACTATGTATCAATGACAGGACAGTTCTATAGAATTGACACGATCAAAGTAGTACTTTTCACTGCACATTGTCCATTTTCAGGTTCCAAAATCACCCAATTTCAAGGTGAAGTTCACATTAGACATAAAGCAAGGAGGAGGACCAAGCAGCCAATTCTACCTGATGGACATTGGGAGCTGTTGGAAAAACAATGGGAAGCCATGCGACGGCAATGTAGAGACAGACGTTACCCGGTACAGCGAGATGATCCTGAATCCCAAGACGGAGGCGTGGTGCCGGCCAGACAACCTCAAGAACTGCCCGCCGATCCACACCTTCCCGAATGGGACCAGAGTCCACCGCACGGACGAGGCCAACTTTCCCTACGAAGCCTACCATGTGTACTGTGCTCCCGGGAACGCCAGGGTCCAGGAAGAGCCGTACGCCCCGTGCGACGCATACAGCAATCCCCAGGCCCAGGAAATACTGCAAATCCTGCCCCATCCGGTGTGGGGAGAGTACGGGTACCCTACAAAGAAGGGTGAGGGTTGGATCGGTGATCCTAGGACCTGGTATCTGGACGTTGGAAGGCTCTCT
The window above is part of the Eucalyptus grandis isolate ANBG69807.140 chromosome 6, ASM1654582v1, whole genome shotgun sequence genome. Proteins encoded here:
- the LOC104451595 gene encoding uncharacterized protein LOC104451595, encoding MAKFRFLLSSLLSLCLLGSCMIAAGENVTAIQWPALKYVSAVGQPGMKNDNLRVAIEAWNQCNEVGEEAPNMGSPRMADCFDVDYSSVPMKLNHKVNEIENRLGILNSTTYQGIKASNVNKYAARKEVYLGNKCEVADIPMPWQFWMIMLKSGNLDTVSQRCKENGREAPIFPPEPRFPCFGDGCMNMPLIYHDYTSIRDHNNLRGRYYGTWDLAADVKEAIHANETSFFSVTWEKEIGKGSWVFHHLLKTSKKYPWLMLYLRSDATTGFSGGYHYETRGMTKIVPKSPNFKVKFTLDIKQGGGPSSQFYLMDIGSCWKNNGKPCDGNVETDVTRYSEMILNPKTEAWCRPDNLKNCPPIHTFPNGTRVHRTDEANFPYEAYHVYCAPGNARVQEEPYAPCDAYSNPQAQEILQILPHPVWGEYGYPTKKGEGWIGDPRTWYLDVGRLSHSLYFYQDPGTEPVERHWPSVDLGTEIYVNDNQVAEWTVSDFDIIVPSEGI
- the LOC104448612 gene encoding uncharacterized protein LOC104448612, which translates into the protein MEALWNLEDEWKLSTREAFLLFGCTAFAVVGLGAVAAAFLKRARKKQVQVINVSQEPTVSHSFHEERPEPSCGWVAMKRVLIGSLRWSKASKWEDRKMGGWGERPPLPLLALEGDVVGWQSHNSESPVWQRPILMGEKCELPRFSGLILYDEQGRPLSGSSKDAGANQEKITGGGKTTLKDLL